The following DNA comes from Curtobacterium sp. 9128.
TGGGTCAGGTGGCCGCCGTGGGCGAGCTCGAGGCCGAGGATCGTGTCGCCGGCGGAGGCGATGGCGTGCAGGACCGCGGCGTTCGCACTGGCGCCGGAGTGCGGCTGCACGTTCGCGTAGGCGGCACCGAACAGGGCCTTCGCCCGGTCGATGGCGAGCTGCTCGGCGACGTCGACGAACTCGCAGCCGCCGTAGTAGCGCTTGCCCGGGTAGCCCTCGGCGTACTTGTTCGTCAGGACGGAGCCCTGCGACTCGAGGACGGCGCGCGGGACGAAGTTCTCGGACGCGATCATCTCGAGGGTGTCGCGCTGGCGGCCGAGCTCGTTCTGCAGGACCGCGGCGATCTCGGGGTCGACCTCGGCGAGGGGGGCGTTGAAGGTGGACTGCGCGGTGTTCGACGGTGCGGACGGCGCGGGCAGATCGGTGATGGACACGGGACTCCTACGGTGTGCGGACGACCATGCGGTCGTGCTCGGACGGTCGGTGCGCGCTGCCCAGGCGTACGGCAGCGCACCGTGTCAGGTGTCGCTTCCCGATGGTGACCCATCCAACGCCAGTCGCGACGTGACGATCGTACCGAGCCGCCCAGCCTGTGTCACCCTGGAGACATGACCATGCTGTCGCCGGACGTGGACGAAGCCACGAGCACGCGCGCCGACGTGCCGTGGGTCACCGTGGTCTGGGACGACCCAGTGAACCTGATGTCCTACGTCACCTACGTCTTCCAGAGCTACTTCGGGTTCCCGGTGGCCAAGGCGGAGCGGCTGATGCACCAGGTCGACTCCGAGGGACGGGCGATCGTGGCGACCGGCCACCGCGAGGAGATGGAGCGGCACGTCGAGGCGATGCACGGCTACGGCCTCCAGGCCACCGTCGACCGGGCGCCCGAAGCGTGAACGGGTACCGCGCGTGATCCCGTTCGTGCGCCGAGGGGACGGCATCCACCTCGGCCTGGCCTCCGGCGAGCGCGACGTGCTGATGAGCCTCACCGAGCAGCTCCGGCAGATCCTCGACGGCGACATGGACTCCGACCCGGTGACGCTCCGGATGTTCCCGGACGCCTACCCGGGCGATCGGGCGGCGAGCGCCGAGTTCCGGCGGTACACGCAGAGCGACCTCCGGACGGCGAAGTCCGCGAACGCGCAGGTCGTCCACGACTGGCTCACGGGCGCGAAGGACGGCGCGCTCACCGCGGCCGACGAGCAGTCCTGGCTCCGGTGCCTGACCGATCTGCGGCTGACGATCGCGGACCGGCTGGGGATCGTCGACCAGGCGACGGAGGACGCGACGCGCACGTCGGCCGCCGCCGTCGGCCTCCGCGACGTCTACGACTGGCTCGGGTACGTCCAGGAACACCTGGTCACGACGATGACCGACAAGAGATGACAGGCCAGCGGTGACGCTCACCTTCCGCGCATCCACGGGATCCGACCTGGAGGCTCTGCTCGCCTTCTCGACGTCGGAACCGGTCGCGTGGACCGTGACGGACCGGTACCGGCAGGAGTCGGCTGCGCGGAACCACCGCCCGGAGTGGTCGTTCCTCGCAGAGCGCGACGGTCGCCCGGTCGGGCGGGCGATCTGGTGGGGCGGCGCCGACGCGGGAGCGCCGAGCACGCTCGACGACGTGATCGTGTCCGCGTCGGAGCACGGCGACCGCGTGGCGATCGCCGCCGGCCTGATCCGCACGGGCGCGCAGGCGTTCGGGGTGCTCCCGGAATGGATCGTCGACGTCGCGGTGGACTGGCACGACGACCCGTCCGCCGTCTCCGCGGTCTCGTGGCGGGCGGACGCAGCGCAGGCGGCAGGACTGGTCAGGACGACCGAGCGCGTGAGCGTCGCCTGGACGCCGTCGGCCGGGGTGCCGCCCACCGGCCCGTTCCGCTTCCGCGAGGGCGACGACGCCGAGTTCACGGACCTGTTCGCCCG
Coding sequences within:
- the clpS gene encoding ATP-dependent Clp protease adapter ClpS, producing the protein MTMLSPDVDEATSTRADVPWVTVVWDDPVNLMSYVTYVFQSYFGFPVAKAERLMHQVDSEGRAIVATGHREEMERHVEAMHGYGLQATVDRAPEA
- a CDS encoding DUF2017 domain-containing protein; the protein is MIPFVRRGDGIHLGLASGERDVLMSLTEQLRQILDGDMDSDPVTLRMFPDAYPGDRAASAEFRRYTQSDLRTAKSANAQVVHDWLTGAKDGALTAADEQSWLRCLTDLRLTIADRLGIVDQATEDATRTSAAAVGLRDVYDWLGYVQEHLVTTMTDKR
- a CDS encoding GNAT family N-acetyltransferase; its protein translation is MTLTFRASTGSDLEALLAFSTSEPVAWTVTDRYRQESAARNHRPEWSFLAERDGRPVGRAIWWGGADAGAPSTLDDVIVSASEHGDRVAIAAGLIRTGAQAFGVLPEWIVDVAVDWHDDPSAVSAVSWRADAAQAAGLVRTTERVSVAWTPSAGVPPTGPFRFREGDDAEFTDLFARVTVGSLDAHTVATVGRLGARGTAADDLDFYRSLPGRREDWRIAVDTDGLTVGFVLATRTAYDAAISSIGVLPQHRGRGVVDALLGEGLRVHADAGETRVVGTTDAANTPMRRAFERAGFVVTKRRIVFDT